A window of Verrucomicrobiota bacterium genomic DNA:
CGTTCCAACAGCAGCCCGTACTCGTGCTCGAGCATCAAGGCCAGCCGCTCGCGCGAGACGTAGCGGGCGCTTTTGCCGTAGATGGCGTCGCTAAACTTCATGTCGTAGGCCGAGATGGACTTGGCCACCGTGCCGGCCGCCCCGCCAGCCTGGAAGAAGTGGCGCGCCACTTCCTGCCCGGCGCCGATTTCGGCGAAGGTGCCGTATTTGGCCTCATCCAAATTGATGGTGAGCGCCTTGCGATTCGTCGTGAGAAGTTCGTCGGAAGACATGACAGCACGAATGTAAACGCGAAGCGGCGCAAGGACAACGAACGTCCACGGCCATGCCTAAATTAGGCCCACGGCAAACGTTTGCCCGCTCCAAACTCCAGGCCGATCAAAACCGCTTCGCCGGAAGCGCCGATTTGTGATTAAATTAGGCGTGCCGTTGTTTCCGGTGTCTGATAAGAAGGCCAGCGCGCTGGCCGCACGCATGAAGGCGGTCGGCTGTGCGGAAAACGAGATCGAGGAAACCTTAGCTAAGGGCGGTGGCGTCGTGCTGCTTCACCGGCCCACCGGTGTACGAATCCGGTGTTGCCAGCAGCGCAGCCAGGCG
This region includes:
- a CDS encoding TonB-dependent receptor, coding for MSSDELLTTNRKALTINLDEAKYGTFAEIGAGQEVARHFFQAGGAAGTVAKSISAYDMKFSDAIYGKSARYVSRERLALMLEHEYGLLLER